The Aureitalea marina genome includes a window with the following:
- a CDS encoding nitroreductase family protein, producing the protein MLDLIRNRRAIYPAQYNDEIITREELKVILEAANWAPTHRRTEPWRFHIFHSEDSRRRLADFLVSTYDRITDQPKEIKRKKIGEKPLQAGAILAICFQRDAEERVPEWEEIAATAMSVQNIWLQAHSMGIGGYWSSPALKDHIGDHIVLSSGENCLGFFYLGHYDGELPEGARHSGIEGKLNWY; encoded by the coding sequence ATGCTTGATCTTATTCGCAATCGAAGAGCCATTTACCCGGCCCAGTATAATGATGAAATTATCACCAGGGAGGAATTAAAAGTCATTTTGGAGGCTGCCAATTGGGCACCTACGCATCGTCGGACCGAACCCTGGCGCTTTCACATCTTTCACTCAGAAGATAGCCGACGTCGATTAGCGGATTTTTTAGTCTCCACCTACGATCGGATCACGGATCAGCCCAAAGAGATCAAAAGAAAGAAGATAGGGGAGAAACCATTACAGGCCGGTGCAATCTTGGCCATTTGTTTCCAAAGGGATGCGGAAGAACGAGTTCCGGAATGGGAAGAGATCGCCGCTACAGCCATGAGTGTTCAGAATATCTGGTTACAGGCCCATAGTATGGGTATTGGTGGATACTGGAGTAGCCCGGCGCTAAAAGATCATATAGGAGATCATATCGTTCTTTCTTCTGGCGAAAACTGCTTAGGGTTCTTTTATTTGGGTCATTATGACGGCGAACTGCCAGAAGGTGCACGGCACTCTGGAATAGAGGGAAAGCTGAACTGGTACTAG
- a CDS encoding M56 family metallopeptidase — protein MIHYILQIVIFQVLFLVCYDLFLRKETFFKWNRVYLLATLGLSFLLPFIQVAAIRESIPATYVVQLPAVIIESGASEAAVANSFNWTNGLVYLWVAGLFVALAVLVAKIFRILKLRRKGELVSGREFNLIRLTGTDKAFTFFKNIFIGDQLSPSQSEAILMHERVHVSQGHSWDLMVMELMRVVLWFDPLIYLYQKRMVELQEFTADHLVASQNDKKQYYQQLLSAVFGTEKISFINTFFNHSLIKKRIVMLQRSQSKKVFMLKYLLLIPLLAAIVVYTSCTQETEVQEDPPVSDMVSQLITAIEEKGDLSPEDRKRLFGVLNEGGEAVHFTDENGNVVEGKLRTKMHNEFKYKDSRGMMDIDQVPIFPGCENMSNDESRKCFMVKMTELIIANFDVEAIKAAGIDSDQRMAVSFTITTTGDVEVNAVKAGHPELENQIRNAMAKVPNMTPGEHQGKVVAVQLGLPILYKLVD, from the coding sequence ATGATACATTATATACTACAGATTGTCATCTTCCAGGTGTTGTTCCTGGTTTGCTATGATCTTTTCCTAAGAAAGGAGACCTTCTTCAAATGGAATCGGGTTTATCTTCTTGCAACCTTGGGTCTTAGTTTTCTACTTCCATTTATCCAAGTGGCTGCCATACGAGAGAGCATTCCCGCTACCTATGTCGTCCAACTGCCAGCTGTTATTATCGAATCCGGAGCTTCAGAGGCCGCGGTTGCTAACTCATTCAACTGGACCAATGGCTTGGTCTACCTCTGGGTAGCCGGTTTGTTCGTTGCTTTGGCCGTGCTGGTGGCCAAAATATTCAGAATTCTGAAACTGAGAAGAAAGGGTGAATTGGTCAGTGGTAGGGAATTCAACCTGATCCGGCTTACCGGAACGGATAAGGCATTCACTTTTTTCAAGAACATATTTATAGGAGATCAGCTAAGTCCCTCTCAGTCTGAAGCCATATTGATGCACGAACGCGTGCACGTATCGCAGGGTCACAGTTGGGACCTGATGGTGATGGAATTGATGCGGGTTGTGCTTTGGTTTGACCCGCTGATCTATCTGTACCAGAAGCGGATGGTCGAATTACAGGAGTTCACAGCCGATCACCTGGTGGCCAGTCAGAACGACAAGAAACAATATTACCAACAACTGCTAAGTGCCGTTTTTGGAACGGAGAAAATATCATTCATCAATACATTTTTCAATCATTCATTAATCAAAAAACGAATAGTTATGTTACAACGCTCTCAATCAAAAAAGGTATTCATGCTCAAGTATTTATTGCTTATTCCACTCTTGGCTGCCATAGTGGTTTACACCTCTTGTACCCAGGAGACCGAGGTTCAGGAAGATCCTCCGGTATCAGATATGGTTTCTCAATTGATCACAGCCATAGAGGAGAAGGGAGACCTAAGCCCGGAAGACCGTAAAAGGCTTTTCGGAGTGCTGAACGAAGGAGGAGAAGCAGTCCACTTCACCGACGAAAATGGCAATGTGGTAGAAGGGAAACTTCGAACCAAGATGCACAATGAGTTCAAGTATAAAGATTCCAGGGGTATGATGGATATCGACCAGGTGCCTATCTTCCCGGGTTGTGAAAATATGAGCAATGACGAATCCAGAAAGTGTTTCATGGTAAAAATGACCGAACTGATCATCGCCAACTTTGATGTGGAGGCCATCAAAGCAGCCGGAATCGATTCTGATCAAAGAATGGCAGTTAGCTTTACTATAACAACCACAGGTGATGTCGAGGTCAATGCTGTAAAGGCAGGACATCCCGAGTTGGAGAATCAGATCAGGAATGCCATGGCCAAGGTGCCTAATATGACACCCGGAGAACACCAAGGAAAGGTCGTCGCCGTACAATTGGGCTTACCCATATTATATAAACTAGTAGACTAG
- a CDS encoding BlaI/MecI/CopY family transcriptional regulator, translating to MKSLTKAEEEIMQILWEIQEGNVATMIEHYPEPRPAYNTVSTIVRILESKGFVGYRKEGRGHIYHPLIGKQEYSNQSISKLVDGYFQGSFNSMVSFFVKKNDISTKELEAILKEINKTEES from the coding sequence ATGAAATCATTAACCAAGGCAGAAGAGGAGATCATGCAGATCCTCTGGGAGATACAAGAAGGGAATGTGGCTACCATGATAGAACATTATCCCGAACCCAGACCGGCATACAACACAGTGAGTACCATAGTCCGTATCCTGGAGAGTAAAGGTTTTGTTGGATATCGAAAGGAAGGTCGCGGGCATATATATCACCCACTGATCGGGAAACAAGAATACAGCAACCAAAGCATTAGTAAACTGGTGGATGGCTACTTTCAGGGCTCCTTTAATAGCATGGTGTCCTTCTTTGTAAAGAAGAACGATATCAGCACAAAAGAACTGGAGGCCATTCTTAAGGAGATCAACAAAACAGAAGAGTCATGA
- a CDS encoding HlyD family secretion protein: MLNISKNPVYSRVDLTKYKAGQHIFSKQHFRYFNRFLRVFAGIMIVVLFLPWTQNITGSGFLTTLKPNQRPQTIQSPIPGRIEMWYVQEGDYVQKGDTILHISEVKNEYFDPRLVERTGLQIDAKEMAVTSYEEKVKSLDNQIDALKRERTLKLQQARNKLLQAELKVESDSIDLEAAKTNLSIAEKQYERTQVLQEEGLKSVVDVEQKKLKLQETQAKLISQENKYLATQNEVINAQVEIDRTNASYIDKISKAESDKFTAQSSQFNAEVEVTKLENQYANYSMRTDLYYIRAPQNGFINKALKAGIGETIKEGEQLVGIMPANAELAIETFVDPIDIPLVHLEEKIRIQFDGWPAIVFSGWPNVSYGTYGGKVVAIETFISDNGKYRVLIAPDPDDHPWPKELRVGSGAKTIALLDDVPIWFEAWRQLNGFPPNYYQPTTALADKSVKK; the protein is encoded by the coding sequence ATGTTGAATATTTCTAAAAACCCTGTTTACAGTCGGGTAGATCTGACCAAGTACAAGGCAGGACAGCATATTTTCAGCAAGCAGCACTTTCGCTATTTTAATCGCTTTCTGAGAGTGTTTGCGGGGATCATGATCGTGGTCCTGTTCCTCCCCTGGACCCAGAATATTACAGGAAGTGGTTTCCTAACCACACTGAAGCCAAATCAGCGACCACAGACCATTCAGTCTCCCATACCAGGACGGATCGAGATGTGGTATGTTCAAGAAGGTGATTATGTGCAGAAAGGTGACACCATCTTGCATATATCTGAGGTGAAGAACGAGTATTTCGACCCTCGATTGGTCGAGCGAACCGGTTTACAGATTGATGCCAAGGAAATGGCGGTGACCTCTTATGAAGAGAAGGTCAAGTCCCTGGATAATCAGATCGACGCCCTAAAGCGGGAGCGAACACTCAAACTGCAGCAAGCAAGAAACAAACTGCTACAGGCGGAGCTGAAGGTGGAGAGTGACAGCATTGATCTGGAAGCAGCCAAGACCAACCTGAGTATTGCAGAAAAGCAATATGAGCGGACGCAGGTGTTGCAGGAAGAAGGGTTGAAATCTGTGGTGGATGTGGAGCAGAAGAAGCTGAAACTTCAGGAGACCCAGGCCAAGTTGATCTCCCAGGAGAACAAATACCTGGCCACCCAAAATGAGGTGATCAATGCCCAGGTAGAGATCGACCGCACCAACGCCTCTTATATCGATAAGATCTCTAAAGCGGAGAGCGATAAGTTCACCGCTCAATCTAGTCAGTTTAATGCGGAGGTGGAAGTGACCAAATTGGAAAATCAGTATGCCAACTATTCCATGAGGACGGATCTCTATTATATCCGGGCACCTCAAAATGGTTTTATCAACAAGGCACTTAAGGCCGGGATTGGAGAGACCATTAAAGAGGGGGAGCAACTAGTTGGGATCATGCCTGCCAATGCCGAGCTGGCTATCGAGACCTTTGTTGATCCCATTGATATTCCGTTAGTGCACCTGGAGGAAAAGATCAGGATCCAATTTGACGGTTGGCCTGCCATAGTATTTTCCGGATGGCCTAATGTGAGCTATGGAACCTATGGTGGTAAAGTAGTGGCTATAGAGACCTTTATCAGTGATAACGGCAAATACAGAGTGCTTATCGCGCCAGATCCGGACGATCACCCTTGGCCAAAGGAGCTACGAGTAGGATCTGGTGCCAAGACCATTGCGCTACTGGACGATGTACCGATCTGGTTTGAGGCCTGGCGTCAACTCAATGGCTTCCCTCCTAACTACTATCAGCCAACGACAGCTCTAGCCGATAAAAGTGTAAAAAAATGA
- a CDS encoding TetR/AcrR family transcriptional regulator, translating to MDRLLSSLRFAIHEKLYLKDPESSELGRRILEHSILLFDEIGFDAFTFKKLGLRIESNESSIYRYFENKHKLLLYLTSRYWGWIEYQLVFATNSITDPQEKLVKAIGILCRTTTQDQAFTHINEIVLNRVIINEFSKSYLTKEVDEENKEGYFSIYKRLVHRLEEMIQGVNPEYPFAASLASTIIEGGLYQQFLKDHFTSITNCDKLTTAVDFFTHLALNTLRK from the coding sequence ATGGATCGATTACTGTCAAGTTTACGCTTCGCGATACACGAGAAACTGTATCTCAAGGACCCTGAAAGTTCCGAGTTGGGACGTCGGATACTTGAGCACAGCATACTGCTGTTTGATGAGATCGGTTTTGATGCCTTCACCTTTAAAAAGTTGGGTCTCAGGATCGAATCTAATGAAAGTTCAATCTATCGGTACTTTGAGAACAAACACAAATTACTTTTGTATTTGACTTCCAGGTATTGGGGATGGATAGAGTATCAATTGGTCTTCGCAACCAACAGCATTACTGATCCTCAGGAGAAACTGGTGAAAGCCATTGGCATTCTCTGTAGAACTACAACCCAGGATCAGGCTTTTACCCATATCAACGAGATCGTGCTTAACCGAGTGATTATCAACGAGTTCTCCAAATCTTATCTCACCAAAGAGGTAGATGAAGAGAACAAGGAAGGTTATTTTTCCATTTATAAGCGCCTGGTTCACCGATTGGAAGAAATGATACAAGGGGTAAATCCCGAATATCCCTTCGCCGCTAGTCTGGCGAGTACCATCATTGAAGGAGGGCTTTATCAGCAATTCCTGAAGGATCATTTTACTTCCATTACTAATTGCGACAAACTAACAACCGCCGTCGATTTCTTTACCCACTTAGCTCTAAACACCTTAAGAAAGTAA
- a CDS encoding DUF456 domain-containing protein, with amino-acid sequence MMIDILCLTLGFILMIAGIIGSVLPVIPGTPLSWLGLIILFLSPSLPMDWLFITVTGVVAIAIYILDYIIPSIGTRKFGGSRAGAIGTFVGLIVGIFAPIPFGVLVGPFLGALVGEMAFNKTGGTRAFKAAFGSFIGFLGSTFMKLVATFIYLGLFIYQVVDNWSLFF; translated from the coding sequence ATGATGATCGACATCCTCTGCCTAACCCTGGGTTTCATTTTAATGATAGCTGGAATAATTGGTAGCGTCTTACCTGTGATCCCCGGAACCCCCTTGAGCTGGTTGGGTTTGATCATACTTTTTTTGTCTCCCTCCCTGCCCATGGACTGGCTGTTCATTACAGTGACAGGAGTTGTAGCAATTGCTATCTATATATTGGATTATATAATACCCTCTATCGGTACTCGGAAATTTGGAGGAAGCCGTGCCGGGGCAATCGGCACCTTTGTCGGGCTAATAGTCGGGATTTTTGCACCCATCCCATTTGGTGTACTTGTAGGCCCATTCCTGGGAGCACTTGTTGGGGAAATGGCCTTTAACAAGACCGGTGGAACACGGGCTTTCAAAGCCGCCTTCGGTTCCTTTATCGGTTTCCTCGGATCGACCTTCATGAAGTTGGTGGCTACGTTTATTTACCTGGGACTCTTTATTTACCAGGTTGTGGACAATTGGTCACTTTTCTTCTAG
- a CDS encoding peptidase domain-containing ABC transporter, translating to MAKNLLTAWQRLVNLLALDRKDVLQVFYYAIFAGLVNLSLPLGIQAIINLIQGAQVSTSWIVLVILVTLGVAFGGTLQLMQFRIIEDIQQKIFTRSSFEFAYRFPKIKMSELRNYYPPELANRFFDTLTVQKGLSKLLVDFPAALLQIIFGLLLLSFYHPFFIIYGILLLFLIYVVFKYTAVRGMDTSLVESKNKYKVAHWIQEVARSIVSFKLSGKTNLAMNKNDNLVAEYLDARESHFKVLVIQFIQMIGFKVLVTAGLLAIGGILVLQQEMNIGQFVAAEIIILLVISSVEKLILGLESIYDVLTSLEKIGQVVDKELEPQEGEYPFQKDQDFTIELKDVEYAIPEEQKIILSDVGMTVSPHCRILIQGGNGSGKSTLLRLMAGIIEPTAGDIYVNDVSLKGIHRNYYRSYVGQSFTEESPFEGTILENITFGNEAVSMEDVRWAVKETGLIEFVKAQPQGLKSMIYPEGKQIPYTISKKLLLARGIVTKPKLLILREPLDQFDPEEAKRIMDFLTHPNRPWGLVVASRIPGWTKGCSQVLMLENGKLIRKK from the coding sequence ATGGCAAAAAACTTACTAACGGCCTGGCAACGACTGGTTAACTTGCTGGCTTTAGATCGTAAAGACGTACTTCAAGTATTCTACTACGCGATTTTCGCCGGTTTGGTCAACCTCTCCTTACCCTTGGGTATCCAGGCCATCATCAACCTGATTCAAGGAGCTCAGGTGAGCACCTCTTGGATCGTTCTTGTGATTCTCGTTACACTGGGGGTGGCCTTCGGCGGGACGTTACAACTGATGCAATTCCGGATCATTGAAGATATTCAACAAAAGATCTTCACCCGGTCTTCTTTTGAGTTTGCGTATCGATTCCCCAAGATCAAAATGAGTGAATTGAGAAACTACTATCCCCCAGAGTTGGCCAATCGGTTCTTTGATACGTTAACTGTCCAAAAGGGACTGTCCAAACTGCTGGTGGATTTTCCCGCGGCCTTGCTGCAGATCATCTTCGGACTCTTACTGCTGTCCTTTTATCACCCCTTCTTCATTATCTATGGAATACTCTTGTTATTCCTCATTTATGTGGTCTTTAAGTATACCGCTGTTCGAGGAATGGATACCAGCTTGGTAGAATCTAAGAACAAATACAAGGTAGCTCACTGGATACAGGAAGTGGCTCGGTCTATTGTTAGCTTCAAGCTTTCCGGTAAGACCAACCTGGCCATGAACAAGAACGATAACCTGGTCGCTGAATACCTGGATGCCCGAGAAAGTCACTTTAAAGTGCTGGTGATTCAGTTCATTCAAATGATCGGATTTAAAGTATTGGTTACTGCAGGACTCCTGGCCATTGGAGGGATACTGGTCCTACAACAGGAAATGAACATCGGACAGTTCGTTGCAGCCGAGATCATTATCCTATTGGTCATCAGCTCTGTAGAAAAACTGATTCTTGGGTTGGAGTCGATCTATGACGTGCTTACCTCACTGGAGAAGATCGGCCAGGTGGTGGATAAGGAACTGGAGCCACAAGAGGGAGAGTACCCCTTCCAAAAAGATCAGGATTTCACCATCGAACTAAAGGATGTAGAATATGCTATACCTGAGGAGCAAAAGATCATACTATCGGATGTTGGGATGACGGTGAGTCCGCATTGTCGAATCCTGATTCAGGGAGGAAATGGTTCGGGTAAGTCTACCCTGCTACGATTGATGGCTGGGATCATCGAGCCCACAGCCGGCGATATCTATGTGAACGATGTCAGCCTGAAGGGTATTCACCGAAACTACTATCGATCCTATGTAGGGCAGTCCTTTACCGAAGAGTCTCCATTTGAAGGGACCATCTTGGAGAACATCACCTTTGGCAATGAGGCCGTAAGTATGGAGGATGTTCGCTGGGCGGTTAAGGAGACTGGCCTAATCGAATTTGTTAAGGCCCAGCCGCAAGGGTTAAAATCCATGATCTATCCTGAGGGCAAGCAAATTCCTTATACGATTTCTAAGAAGTTACTCTTGGCCCGCGGTATTGTTACCAAACCTAAACTATTGATACTCAGAGAGCCTTTGGATCAATTTGATCCGGAAGAGGCTAAGCGCATTATGGATTTCCTCACACATCCAAACCGTCCATGGGGCTTAGTGGTGGCCAGTAGAATTCCGGGTTGGACCAAGGGTTGTTCCCAGGTCCTGATGTTGGAAAACGGTAAACTAATTCGAAAAAAATAA
- a CDS encoding TolC family protein, which produces MRLLILILILYTPQLCIGQLQASAAAEEDSIVLGFREYLGYVKKYHPIAKQANLTIDAAQANLMKARGGFDPKLEVDYDAKEFKGSEYYDLLNATFKIPTWYGIELKAGFEQNDGEFLNPERTVPDDGLFNAGISVSVGRDLFINDRMATLRRAKLFQEQTAADQQLLINQLLFDASLAYFDWVKAYKEALTYEEFLQNAELRHRAVSRAVELGAQAAIDTVEAYIPVQNRTLSLEQAGINLRKAELNLSNYLWLEDQVPVILQETVKPVLELNGEIDLTLSIEERPLSDIPLDEHPKLRSMRFKVEQLEVDQKFKASRLLPVINLEYNFLTETPDVGNSFQAANYKGRIEFAFPLFLRKERGDLKLAKIKLQDASLDLISEQFRLRNKIAQVYTALDSYVVQRGLISDIVVNYERMLRAEERKFGVGDSSLFLINARETKLIDAQLKEIDLENKLFMTKAKLFNTMALPGQNI; this is translated from the coding sequence ATGAGGCTATTAATTCTCATATTGATCCTATACACTCCTCAACTGTGCATTGGCCAGCTTCAAGCTAGTGCAGCTGCCGAGGAGGATTCCATTGTTCTCGGTTTTAGGGAGTACCTGGGCTATGTCAAGAAATATCACCCCATAGCCAAGCAGGCCAACCTCACCATCGATGCCGCCCAGGCTAATCTGATGAAGGCACGAGGTGGGTTCGATCCTAAGTTGGAGGTCGATTACGATGCCAAAGAGTTCAAGGGTAGTGAATATTACGATCTTTTGAATGCAACCTTTAAGATCCCTACCTGGTATGGGATAGAGTTAAAGGCTGGCTTCGAACAGAATGACGGTGAATTCCTGAACCCGGAGAGAACGGTGCCGGATGATGGATTATTTAATGCCGGAATTTCCGTCTCTGTGGGTCGGGACCTGTTTATAAATGATCGCATGGCGACCCTAAGGAGAGCCAAACTGTTCCAGGAGCAAACTGCTGCAGATCAGCAACTGTTGATCAACCAACTGCTTTTTGATGCATCCCTAGCCTATTTTGATTGGGTCAAAGCTTATAAGGAAGCCCTGACCTATGAGGAGTTTCTCCAAAACGCGGAACTTCGACACAGAGCTGTGAGCCGTGCCGTTGAATTAGGGGCCCAAGCAGCCATAGATACCGTAGAGGCATATATCCCGGTTCAGAACAGGACTTTGAGCCTGGAGCAAGCAGGGATCAATTTGCGCAAAGCAGAACTAAACCTGTCCAACTATCTGTGGCTGGAAGACCAGGTTCCAGTGATTCTGCAAGAGACCGTCAAACCAGTTTTAGAACTCAATGGGGAGATCGATCTGACCCTTAGTATAGAAGAAAGGCCGCTCAGTGATATTCCCCTGGATGAGCATCCTAAACTTCGATCCATGCGCTTTAAGGTAGAGCAACTGGAGGTGGACCAAAAATTTAAGGCCAGCCGATTGTTGCCTGTCATTAACCTGGAGTACAATTTCCTGACCGAAACCCCAGACGTTGGAAATTCCTTCCAGGCGGCTAACTACAAAGGCAGGATCGAATTTGCCTTCCCCCTGTTCCTGAGGAAAGAAAGAGGAGATCTGAAACTGGCTAAGATCAAGCTACAGGACGCCAGCCTGGACCTGATTAGTGAGCAGTTCCGGTTGAGAAACAAGATCGCCCAGGTTTACACCGCTTTAGACTCTTATGTGGTTCAGCGAGGGTTGATCTCGGATATTGTTGTCAATTACGAGAGGATGCTCAGGGCAGAAGAGCGCAAATTTGGCGTAGGAGACAGTTCCCTCTTCCTGATCAACGCCCGGGAGACCAAACTGATCGACGCCCAGTTGAAGGAGATCGATCTGGAGAATAAACTGTTCATGACTAAGGCCAAGCTTTTCAATACCATGGCTTTACCTGGTCAGAATATCTAA